In one Thermosipho ferrireducens genomic region, the following are encoded:
- a CDS encoding nicotinate phosphoribosyltransferase, with protein sequence MTRLHPKVFKVPIDRIRMGYYSDKYFTRYVEILKKDNRHPRVYYQFFPRQNATICGIDEALAILKYCTGYYENEERASSLFEEIIKIDKAMQSFSVEGNINEIVNLTRKKWEIRMELNKLWKDKWNEIKVHAAYDGQEISEGEPILTIEGDPTYFGYLETVLLGVIARATSTATAVKKVVKAARGKPVLFFSARFDHYWVQATDGYAALKAGAFGVSTDANADYWGIESMGTIPHALIAAYNGSTEDASIAFDNYMPEHVNRIFLVDWDNDVINTTFRVIKKFYEYHMKKEFILGKTDPSPIIGNGKNKIWGVRFDTSGSLRDRSVIPKDESSFGVCPELVWRARQEFDKVGLHNLKIVVSGGFDEKKIELFEKLEVPVDVYGVGSKLLKSKIDITADIVEVDGKPCAKVGRQKKDASHLKEVPEKYWI encoded by the coding sequence ATGACACGCCTTCACCCAAAAGTTTTCAAAGTACCGATTGATAGAATAAGAATGGGTTATTACTCTGATAAATATTTCACACGGTATGTGGAAATACTAAAAAAAGATAATCGCCATCCAAGAGTATATTATCAGTTTTTTCCACGACAAAATGCTACCATTTGTGGAATAGACGAAGCATTGGCAATACTTAAATACTGCACAGGTTATTATGAAAACGAAGAAAGAGCGAGTAGCCTTTTTGAGGAAATAATCAAAATAGACAAAGCTATGCAAAGCTTTTCCGTAGAAGGAAATATAAATGAAATAGTAAATCTTACGAGAAAAAAATGGGAAATTAGAATGGAACTCAACAAGCTGTGGAAAGATAAATGGAACGAAATTAAAGTTCATGCCGCTTACGATGGTCAGGAAATTTCAGAAGGAGAACCCATATTAACTATTGAAGGCGATCCCACCTATTTTGGATATCTTGAAACTGTTTTATTGGGAGTTATAGCCCGTGCCACAAGTACTGCAACAGCAGTAAAAAAAGTTGTTAAAGCAGCGCGAGGAAAACCTGTTTTGTTTTTTAGCGCACGATTTGATCACTATTGGGTCCAAGCAACAGATGGTTATGCCGCTTTAAAAGCAGGTGCATTCGGAGTTTCTACGGATGCTAACGCAGATTATTGGGGAATTGAATCAATGGGGACTATTCCTCACGCTCTGATAGCCGCTTACAACGGAAGTACAGAAGATGCATCTATAGCTTTTGATAATTATATGCCAGAACACGTAAATAGAATCTTTCTTGTAGATTGGGATAACGATGTTATCAATACCACTTTTCGAGTAATCAAAAAATTTTACGAATACCATATGAAAAAAGAGTTTATATTAGGAAAAACAGACCCATCGCCAATAATAGGAAATGGAAAAAATAAAATATGGGGCGTTAGATTCGACACATCCGGCAGCTTACGCGACAGATCAGTAATCCCAAAAGATGAAAGCTCTTTTGGAGTTTGTCCAGAACTTGTCTGGCGAGCAAGACAGGAATTTGATAAGGTTGGACTACATAATTTGAAAATTGTCGTGTCTGGAGGATTTGACGAGAAAAAAATAGAACTTTTTGAAAAATTGGAGGTACCTGTAGATGTTTACGGTGTTGGTTCGAAATTATTGAAAAGTAAAATAGATATCACAGCAGATATTGTAGAGGTTGATGGGAAACCATGTGCAAAAGTGGGAAGACAGAAAAAAGATGCTTCCCACTTAAAAGAAGTACCGGAAAAATACTGGATCTAA
- the lnt gene encoding apolipoprotein N-acyltransferase, with the protein MLLVILSSLLTSLSMPGFLWGGIIWFSLIPLFKAMENKKVWVTTLYAFLYFFVQTFITLYWVIPVLTKNLPEFFGRFSSQTGFFIFLLLCILEASPFLFFGFMYGFFYKRFRKGTLSALFTASIYVISEYIRSLGDIGFTGGRLSDALFKDIGLLQLLPFFGTLGLTFVIVLVNYFLYSSLKSGKKFVVSFFITIGAIYMINNVISNLLPTEMGNIPIVVVQTNVDQNVKYNISSEETLKDIQTLISTTPEYLHIFPEAVFPQEDIRHSKIGLAIEKLSLNKPLILGFPSFNGASYNSAYLFEKGKIKNRYDKIKLFPFVETLPYPKIFKKFKFLKGVSYFSPGKSFKPFAPDGYPEIGVQICFESYFSEISRKLVKNGAKAIVTITNDGWYDFNTALWQHFAKSVFRAVETRRYVVQVSNKGISGVIDKYGRITSILPIREEKWKILYISSSKNETIYTKFGDWFILVAGFFALVIPVSFRKRKPTFK; encoded by the coding sequence ATGTTGCTTGTTATTCTTTCTTCGCTGTTAACTTCTCTTTCAATGCCTGGATTCTTATGGGGAGGAATAATCTGGTTTTCACTGATTCCACTATTCAAAGCCATGGAAAACAAAAAGGTATGGGTAACTACTCTATACGCTTTTTTATACTTTTTTGTTCAAACATTTATAACATTATACTGGGTAATTCCTGTACTAACTAAAAATCTTCCAGAATTTTTCGGAAGATTCAGTAGCCAAACAGGCTTTTTTATATTCCTCCTTCTTTGTATATTAGAGGCTTCTCCTTTCTTATTTTTTGGTTTCATGTACGGCTTCTTTTACAAAAGATTTAGAAAAGGTACGCTTTCTGCTTTGTTTACCGCTTCAATTTATGTAATTTCCGAATACATTAGAAGTCTGGGAGATATTGGATTTACCGGTGGAAGGTTATCTGATGCGTTATTCAAAGATATTGGACTCTTACAATTATTACCATTTTTCGGAACACTCGGCCTGACATTTGTTATAGTGTTAGTAAATTATTTCCTCTACAGTTCTCTTAAATCAGGCAAAAAATTCGTTGTTTCTTTTTTTATTACTATTGGAGCAATATACATGATAAATAATGTTATTTCAAATCTACTCCCCACCGAAATGGGCAATATTCCCATTGTTGTTGTTCAAACAAATGTAGATCAAAACGTAAAATATAATATCAGTTCTGAAGAGACTCTTAAAGACATTCAAACTCTTATTTCAACTACACCAGAGTATCTTCATATATTTCCCGAAGCAGTTTTCCCGCAGGAAGATATTCGTCATTCAAAAATAGGTCTTGCTATAGAAAAACTAAGCTTAAACAAACCATTAATCCTGGGATTCCCATCTTTTAATGGTGCTTCATATAACAGTGCCTACTTATTTGAAAAAGGAAAAATCAAAAACCGATACGATAAAATAAAACTTTTTCCATTTGTCGAAACTCTCCCATATCCAAAAATATTTAAAAAATTCAAATTTTTAAAAGGTGTTTCCTATTTTTCTCCAGGAAAATCTTTTAAGCCATTTGCTCCTGATGGTTATCCAGAAATTGGAGTCCAGATATGTTTCGAAAGTTACTTTTCAGAAATATCGAGAAAATTGGTTAAGAATGGAGCAAAAGCTATTGTAACAATAACAAATGATGGCTGGTATGATTTTAACACTGCTTTATGGCAGCACTTTGCAAAGAGCGTATTTAGAGCCGTTGAGACAAGACGATATGTGGTACAGGTATCAAACAAAGGCATTAGCGGCGTCATAGATAAATATGGAAGAATAACAAGCATACTACCAATACGAGAAGAAAAATGGAAAATTCTTTACATAAGTTCTTCGAAAAATGAAACTATTTATACAAAATTTGGTGATTGGTTTATATTAGTAGCGGGTTTTTTCGCATTGGTCATACCAGTTTCCTTTAGAAAAAGAAAACCAACTTTTAAATAA
- a CDS encoding DegT/DnrJ/EryC1/StrS family aminotransferase, whose protein sequence is MKVSLSGADIIKEDIDEVIKVLKSGRLSLGPYTELFENSISNYVGAKYSVAVSSGTSALHLILRALNFQKDDVLLVPSFTFISSANVALYENGLPVFIDIEEDTGNMDPDALENFLADTFSGKTNYNPKKVKFLMAVDIFGHPLDWERIISISEKYGLTIIEDSCEALGSEYKGKKCGTFGKAGAFAFYPNKQITTGEGGIIVTNDNTIVELCHAMRNQGRSKSSTWLEHKILGYNYRIDELSAALGYSQMKRIETIIKKRQKAAKYYSKILKYVETPTVKEYTTNMSWFVYVVKLPENTNRNSVMSYMEEHGIQVRNYFAPVHLQPLYKKMGWKEGMLPVTEQLSLRTLAIPFHSNISKEEQEYVAYHLAKAIEIFG, encoded by the coding sequence ATGAAAGTTTCTCTTTCAGGAGCGGATATAATCAAAGAAGATATTGATGAAGTAATCAAAGTTTTAAAAAGTGGAAGACTTAGTCTTGGACCATATACTGAACTTTTCGAAAACTCAATATCCAATTATGTTGGAGCAAAGTATTCTGTAGCTGTAAGCAGTGGGACTTCTGCTCTCCACTTAATCCTTAGAGCACTTAATTTTCAAAAAGATGATGTGCTGTTAGTTCCTTCTTTTACATTTATCTCTTCTGCAAATGTAGCATTATACGAAAATGGACTACCTGTTTTCATTGATATTGAAGAAGATACTGGCAACATGGACCCAGATGCTTTAGAAAACTTTTTAGCTGATACTTTTTCTGGAAAAACAAACTACAACCCCAAAAAGGTAAAATTTCTAATGGCTGTCGATATATTTGGACATCCTTTAGATTGGGAACGCATAATATCAATTTCAGAAAAGTATGGATTAACAATAATAGAAGATTCCTGCGAAGCTCTTGGAAGTGAATATAAAGGTAAAAAATGTGGAACATTTGGAAAAGCAGGAGCGTTTGCTTTTTATCCAAATAAGCAAATCACTACAGGCGAAGGTGGCATTATAGTCACAAATGACAATACCATTGTAGAGTTATGCCATGCCATGAGAAATCAGGGAAGAAGCAAAAGTTCCACATGGCTTGAACATAAAATTCTTGGATATAATTATAGAATTGATGAACTTTCAGCTGCTCTGGGCTATTCTCAAATGAAAAGAATAGAAACTATAATAAAGAAAAGACAAAAAGCTGCTAAATACTATAGCAAAATTCTGAAGTATGTAGAAACCCCTACAGTGAAAGAATACACTACCAATATGTCATGGTTTGTCTACGTTGTAAAACTACCAGAAAATACAAATAGAAATTCAGTTATGTCATATATGGAAGAACATGGAATTCAGGTTCGAAATTATTTTGCACCAGTTCATTTACAACCACTGTACAAAAAAATGGGATGGAAAGAAGGGATGCTACCTGTTACAGAACAATTATCATTAAGAACGCTCGCAATACCATTTCACAGTAATATAAGTAAAGAAGAACAGGAATACGTAGCGTATCATTTAGCAAAAGCAATAGAAATTTTTGGTTAG
- a CDS encoding aspartate aminotransferase family protein, giving the protein MSFIINTYNRLPIKITKAKGIYIYDDEGRKYIDTFSGIGVLAFGHGDSFTKKAIREKMEKFLHVSNFFLDEDAEFVSQFLVQQTHSPGKVYFGNSGAEANEAALKAIKKVKEGIIISFEENFHGRTLGALSITGFPGIRKPFEPLLKDIMFLPFNDSDYLEKFFKNNGEKVAAVFLETIHGSGGIKLISEEFSNVLMNLKEKYNFLLITDEVQSGIGRTGKFYSFQHFNLKPDIITVSKALGGGLPLSATIFLENLSNVFRPGEHGSTFAPNPLALAASKVILNRITPDLLKKVRENGEYLKHSLIKLMKKYNSIVDVRGKGLMAAFELKNIDSNKLLFTALNNGLLINVLKEKIVRLLPPLNITKEEIDEIISKLDDTLNMLYL; this is encoded by the coding sequence GTGAGTTTTATTATAAATACATATAATCGACTGCCAATTAAAATAACTAAAGCAAAAGGTATATATATATACGATGATGAAGGTAGAAAATATATAGATACTTTTTCAGGAATAGGTGTTCTTGCTTTCGGACATGGAGACTCTTTTACTAAAAAAGCAATTAGAGAAAAAATGGAAAAATTTCTGCATGTCTCAAATTTTTTTCTCGATGAGGATGCCGAATTTGTTTCACAATTTCTTGTCCAGCAAACTCATTCACCCGGGAAAGTTTACTTTGGAAACTCTGGAGCAGAAGCCAATGAAGCTGCTCTAAAAGCCATTAAAAAAGTAAAAGAAGGAATAATTATCTCTTTTGAAGAAAACTTTCATGGACGAACCTTAGGCGCATTGTCTATAACTGGTTTTCCAGGTATTAGAAAACCTTTTGAACCACTTCTCAAAGACATTATGTTTCTCCCGTTCAATGATTCGGATTATCTGGAAAAATTTTTCAAAAACAACGGTGAAAAAGTTGCTGCTGTGTTTCTGGAAACCATCCACGGAAGCGGTGGAATAAAACTTATATCTGAGGAATTTTCAAATGTTCTAATGAACCTTAAGGAAAAATATAACTTTCTACTTATTACAGATGAAGTACAATCAGGTATTGGGAGAACAGGGAAATTTTACTCATTTCAACATTTCAATCTAAAACCAGATATAATTACTGTTTCAAAAGCATTAGGCGGAGGACTCCCACTTTCTGCAACTATATTTTTAGAAAATCTTTCTAACGTTTTCCGTCCGGGAGAGCACGGTTCCACTTTTGCTCCAAATCCATTGGCTCTTGCGGCAAGTAAAGTGATTCTGAATAGAATAACACCAGATCTTCTTAAAAAGGTTAGAGAAAATGGCGAATATTTAAAACATTCCCTCATAAAACTTATGAAAAAATATAATTCCATAGTAGATGTTAGGGGAAAAGGATTAATGGCTGCTTTTGAATTAAAGAACATTGATTCAAATAAACTTCTTTTCACCGCCTTGAATAATGGATTATTGATAAATGTTTTAAAAGAAAAAATTGTAAGATTATTACCCCCTTTGAATATTACAAAAGAAGAAATAGATGAAATAATAAGTAAGTTAGATGATACTCTAAATATGTTATACTTATAA
- a CDS encoding aspartate kinase: MAIVVQKYGGSSVANEERIKIVAEKIRKRIEKGDKVVVVVSAMGKTTDKLINMAKNISSKPHPREMDMLLTTGEQISIALLSITLNEMDIPAKSFTAYQLNIITTKDHTKARIKDIDSTKILSELKKYPVIIVAGFQGITEEGDLTTLGRGGSDTSAVAIAAKLGINCEIFSDVSGIYTCDPKIFPDARKLSYITYDEMLELSSLGAKVLHSRAVEIAKKYDVPLYCASSFTEEEGTWVVNRLPEWLEEPVVTGVTIEENQMKITLYELPEENQVISNIFKKLADFNINVDMISMFSYGGKFHLSFTVLEDHKEIIENALRNVLPKTKISFDGIYDKLSIVGVGMKSSPGVAGKFFGILAESSIKPVLVTTSEIKISVLVPSDVSKKLLKKIAETFELGG, encoded by the coding sequence GTGGCAATAGTCGTACAAAAATACGGAGGCTCATCTGTTGCCAATGAGGAAAGGATAAAAATTGTTGCTGAAAAAATAAGAAAAAGAATCGAAAAAGGTGATAAAGTAGTTGTTGTTGTATCTGCTATGGGAAAAACCACAGACAAGCTTATTAATATGGCAAAAAACATAAGTTCTAAACCCCATCCTCGTGAAATGGATATGCTTCTCACTACAGGAGAACAAATTTCTATAGCATTGCTCTCAATTACACTAAATGAAATGGACATCCCTGCAAAATCATTTACCGCTTATCAGCTCAATATTATCACTACTAAAGATCATACAAAAGCTCGAATAAAAGATATAGATTCAACAAAAATATTGAGCGAACTAAAAAAATATCCTGTCATTATCGTGGCAGGTTTTCAAGGAATTACAGAGGAAGGTGATTTAACAACACTTGGAAGAGGTGGGTCAGATACAAGTGCTGTCGCTATAGCTGCGAAACTGGGAATCAATTGCGAAATTTTCAGTGATGTTTCAGGAATTTATACGTGTGATCCAAAAATATTTCCGGATGCTCGCAAACTATCTTATATCACGTATGATGAAATGTTAGAACTCTCATCTCTTGGCGCAAAGGTATTACACTCAAGAGCAGTGGAAATTGCCAAAAAATATGACGTCCCATTATATTGTGCTTCATCTTTTACCGAAGAGGAGGGAACCTGGGTGGTAAATAGATTGCCTGAATGGCTTGAAGAACCTGTGGTAACAGGTGTGACAATCGAAGAAAATCAAATGAAAATAACACTTTACGAGCTTCCAGAAGAGAATCAGGTGATTTCCAATATATTCAAAAAATTAGCAGATTTCAACATAAATGTCGACATGATTTCTATGTTTTCTTATGGTGGTAAGTTCCATTTATCATTTACTGTACTTGAAGATCACAAAGAAATAATTGAAAATGCATTAAGAAATGTGCTGCCAAAAACAAAAATTTCTTTCGACGGAATATACGATAAACTTTCGATAGTCGGAGTAGGTATGAAATCAAGCCCGGGGGTAGCTGGCAAATTTTTCGGCATACTCGCTGAAAGTTCCATTAAACCTGTACTTGTCACTACTTCGGAAATAAAAATCTCAGTACTTGTTCCCAGCGATGTTTCAAAAAAACTCTTGAAAAAAATAGCGGAAACATTTGAACTTGGAGGCTGA